One window of the Syngnathoides biaculeatus isolate LvHL_M chromosome 11, ASM1980259v1, whole genome shotgun sequence genome contains the following:
- the LOC133508979 gene encoding uncharacterized protein LOC133508979: MVFATPTPHLPQGFVLSPVLFNDCLCQFLSPFELIHGVVLVQYVDDLLPAAPSETSCLEATRSMLSHLASVGLKCSKSKIQIATTPGIMFQTLLNSLTHSDGWSMNKVCAIFLTVFVGPEADTSFISLKQHLSSAAALAIPNYSRMFYLDVSEKISSVSAALYQKGEGGSRHVCLYASTPLEKYERRHSICASFTSALARVIQKTSHIVLHHPLTVRISHSTVQYVMSPSFTMTGGRQRKIEAILTQPHILFTHEGVNMAEGLLGGEPHCCVQKTTGGNSLHTGLYETPLDNPDLILFTDGYCFKGNDGLESGFAVTQPTETGSEEEQAKRIPVSQSAQRAEIFAVTAALKLAKKSVN; encoded by the coding sequence atggtgtttgctaCTCCTACTCCTCACCTGCCTCAAGGCTTTGTTCTTTCACCGGTACTCTTCAATGACTGTCTTTGTCAGTTCCTGTCTCCGTTTGAATTGATTCACGGGGTTgtcctggtgcagtatgtggatgacctcttgccggcggctccatctgaaacttcttgtctcgAAGCCACTAGGTCTATGctttctcatttggcctctgttggactgaagtgttccaagtccaaaatCCAGATTGCAACTACTCCAGGCATCATGTTCCAAACtttgctgaactcactcaccCACTCAGATGGATGGTCAATGAACAAGGTATGTGCAATCTTTCTAACAGTCTTTGTTGGACCGGAAGCAGACACTTCCTTCATCTCTTTGAAACAACACCTTTCCAGTGCCGCAGCTCTTGCGATTCCTAATTACAGTCGCATGTTCTATCTTGATGTGTCTGAAAAGATCAGCAGTGTTTCTGCTGCTCTATATCAGAAAGGGGAGGGAGGAAGTCGACACGTTTGTCTATATGCATcaactccattggaaaaatacgagcgaAGACACTCAATTTGCGCTTCTTTCACATCTGCTCTAGCCAGAGTGATTCAGAAGACTTCTCACATTGTTCTTCATCATCCGCTGACTGTGCGAATATCACACAGTACCGTCCAGTACGTCATGAGTCCATCTTTCACCATGAccggaggaagacagaggaaaattgaagcaattttaacacaaccacatattctctttactcatgaaggggtaaacatggctgaaggtctgctcgGAGGAGAACCGCATTGTTGTGTACAAAAAACGACGGGAGGAAACTCACTCCACACTGGACTCTATGAGACACCTCTTGACAACCCggacttgattcttttcacagacggaTATTGCTTCAAAGGCAACGATGGCCTAgaatctggatttgcagtaacccaacccacagaaacaggttCTGAAGAAGAGCAAGCAAAAAGAATTCCAGTCTcccagtcagcacaaagagcagaaatttttGCGGTAACAGCAGCTctcaagttggcaaaaaaatcagtcaattaa